One window of Peteryoungia desertarenae genomic DNA carries:
- a CDS encoding LLM class flavin-dependent oxidoreductase yields MIPFSILDLSPVAEGHTVREALDASRRLAQVAEKNGYLRYWLAEHHGMPGIASAATALVISHVAAGTQTIRVGSGGVMLPNHSPLVIAEQFGTLEALYPGRIDLGLGRAPGTDMRTARALRRNMEAGAESFPHDILELQKLIGEGGDDGVVQAFPGAGSHVPIWILGSSLYSAHLAAALGLPYAFASHFAPDQLADAIAIYRERFQPSAQLQAPYVMAGVMASVADSDARAAYHFTSAQQQFINLRRNVRGKFPRPVDDMSRLWTDVERHGVEHTLRYAIVGSPGVAAEKLADFIERFRPDELIVSTPIHDVEARLMSVALLAGLREQIFAAA; encoded by the coding sequence ATGATACCGTTTTCCATTCTCGATCTCTCTCCCGTTGCCGAAGGGCATACGGTCCGTGAAGCACTGGACGCATCCAGGCGGCTTGCACAGGTGGCGGAGAAGAATGGCTATCTCCGCTACTGGCTGGCCGAACATCATGGCATGCCGGGCATCGCCAGCGCCGCCACGGCACTGGTCATCTCGCATGTGGCCGCCGGCACTCAGACTATTCGGGTGGGGTCCGGTGGGGTCATGCTGCCCAATCACTCGCCGCTGGTGATCGCGGAGCAATTCGGCACGCTGGAAGCGCTCTATCCTGGACGCATTGATCTTGGCCTCGGACGAGCTCCAGGGACTGACATGCGCACCGCACGCGCCCTTCGCCGAAACATGGAAGCTGGCGCCGAAAGCTTCCCGCACGACATTCTCGAGCTGCAAAAGCTCATCGGGGAGGGAGGCGATGACGGCGTCGTGCAGGCATTTCCTGGTGCAGGAAGTCATGTGCCGATCTGGATCCTTGGTTCCAGCCTTTACAGTGCGCATCTGGCTGCTGCGCTCGGCTTACCCTATGCTTTCGCATCCCATTTTGCGCCGGATCAACTGGCAGATGCGATCGCGATCTATCGAGAGCGGTTTCAACCGTCAGCGCAATTGCAGGCGCCTTATGTCATGGCAGGGGTGATGGCTTCCGTCGCCGACAGCGACGCCCGTGCCGCCTATCATTTCACCTCGGCACAGCAGCAGTTCATCAATCTGCGCAGAAATGTTCGCGGCAAGTTTCCGCGCCCGGTAGACGATATGTCCAGGTTGTGGACTGACGTTGAGCGTCACGGCGTTGAGCATACGCTGCGGTATGCCATTGTCGGATCGCCTGGCGTTGCGGCGGAAAAGCTCGCAGATTTCATCGAACGTTTCAGACCCGATGAATTGATCGTCTCCACACCAATTCATGATGTTGAGGCAAGGCTGATGTCTGTGGCCCTCCTTGCCGGTTTGCGGGAGCAGATTTTCGCCGCCGCATGA
- the ruvC gene encoding crossover junction endodeoxyribonuclease RuvC codes for MTSTIRIIGIDPGLRRCGWGIIETFGNSLRFVASGTVTSDGDMDLASRLCQLHDGLAEVVHTYKPDEAAVEQTFVNKDAVATLKLGQARGIAMLVPARAGLPVAEYAPNAVKKSVIGVGHGEKQQIHMMLKILMPKAEFKGNDAADALAIAICHAHNRGGDRMRKVLASA; via the coding sequence ATGACCTCTACGATTCGCATCATCGGCATCGACCCGGGCCTCCGCCGCTGCGGCTGGGGCATTATCGAAACGTTCGGAAATTCGCTGCGCTTCGTCGCGTCAGGGACCGTGACCTCCGATGGCGACATGGATCTGGCCTCCCGCCTCTGCCAGCTGCATGACGGGCTGGCCGAAGTCGTCCACACCTACAAGCCCGATGAGGCCGCCGTCGAGCAGACCTTCGTCAACAAGGATGCGGTGGCCACGCTGAAGCTCGGCCAGGCCCGCGGCATCGCCATGCTGGTCCCTGCCCGCGCCGGACTGCCGGTTGCGGAATATGCGCCGAATGCCGTGAAGAAGTCCGTCATCGGTGTCGGCCATGGCGAAAAGCAGCAGATCCACATGATGCTGAAGATCCTGATGCCCAAAGCCGAATTCAAGGGCAACGACGCCGCCGACGCACTCGCCATCGCCATCTGCCACGCCCACAATCGCGGCGGCGACAGGATGCGCAAAGTGCTAGCCTCCGCCTGA
- a CDS encoding AbrB/MazE/SpoVT family DNA-binding domain-containing protein: MRVTSKGQVTIPRDLRELVGIEPNSEVVFTVEDGRLMLAPKNGAEALREKERLAGLMETLARLEGTGDQDVDAETLMQMTRDR; this comes from the coding sequence ATGCGCGTGACATCCAAGGGCCAGGTGACCATTCCCCGCGATCTGCGCGAACTGGTTGGCATAGAACCGAATTCGGAAGTCGTTTTCACCGTTGAGGACGGCAGGCTGATGCTTGCGCCCAAGAACGGTGCCGAGGCTCTCAGGGAAAAGGAGCGTTTGGCTGGACTTATGGAGACCCTGGCGCGACTGGAAGGCACAGGCGATCAGGATGTTGACGCAGAGACTCTGATGCAGATGACACGGGACCGCTAG
- a CDS encoding type II toxin-antitoxin system VapC family toxin — protein sequence MAVLVDTNVLVDVAVRDPKWLEWSRGQLLRLARHEPLVINPIIYSEFSVRYSDRDSVDALLPVSDFHRESLPWAAGFAAGVAFRIYRLAGGGRERVLPDFLIGAHAAIRGHKILTRDPKGYRSYFPDLDIISPDTHPL from the coding sequence ATGGCCGTACTCGTTGACACGAACGTGCTCGTCGATGTTGCCGTGCGCGATCCGAAATGGCTCGAATGGTCTCGCGGCCAGCTTTTGCGCTTGGCGCGTCACGAGCCGCTGGTGATCAATCCGATCATCTATTCCGAATTTTCCGTTCGTTATTCCGATCGCGATAGCGTCGACGCCCTCCTGCCGGTTTCGGACTTCCATCGCGAGAGCCTCCCCTGGGCGGCTGGCTTCGCAGCTGGCGTGGCATTCAGGATCTACCGTCTCGCAGGCGGAGGACGTGAGCGCGTGCTGCCGGATTTCCTGATTGGAGCCCATGCCGCCATCAGGGGTCACAAGATCCTGACCCGGGATCCAAAAGGCTATCGCAGCTACTTCCCCGACCTCGACATCATCTCCCCCGACACCCATCCCCTGTAA